The following coding sequences are from one Bacillus sp. SM2101 window:
- the leuS gene encoding leucine--tRNA ligase: MSYNHGEIEKKWQHYWEDHNTYKTTEDADKPKFYALDMFPYTSGAGLHVGHSEPFTATDILSRMKRMQGYNVLHPMGWDAFGLPTEQYALDTGNDPAEFTKVNIDNFRRQIKSLGYSYDWGREVNTTDKNYYKWTQWIFTKLYEKGLAYVDEVPVNWCPVLGTVLANEEVIDGKSERGGHPVERRPMRQWMLKITAYADRLLEDLEELNWPESIKDMQRNWIGRSEGGEITFKIDRHNETLDVFTTRPDTIFGATYAVLAPEHPLVEKITTSDQKVEVETYIDSIKSKSDLERTDLAKDKTGVFTGAYTINPANRKKIPIWIADYVLMGYGSGAIMAVPAHDERDYEFAQKFNLLIEEVVAGGDITKEAYTGDGKHINSGFLDGLDIEEGIKKALTWLDENEIGTKKVTYRLRDWLFSRQRYWGEPIPVIHWEDGTSTVVQEKDLPLQLPKTTEIKPSGTGESPLANIAEWVNVVDPETGKKGRRETNTMPQWAGSCWYYLRYIDPNNTEQLADQEKLKEWLPVDMYIGGSEHVVLHLLYARFWHKFLYDIGVVPTKEPFKKLFNQGMILGENNEKMSKSKGNVVNPDEIVESHGADTLRLYEMFMGPLDASIAWSTTGLDGARRFIDRVWRLIVKDNGELSSKIRDKNDGKLEKVYHQTVKKVTEDYEALRFNTGISQLMVFINDAYKSEELPIEYMEGFIKLLAPITPHIAEELWSKLGNKHTITYEEWPTYAEEKLVDIEVEIVVQINGKVRAKLLASHEANSEELKKQALEEIQETIEGKTVRKVIVVPEKLVNIVAD; encoded by the coding sequence ATGAGCTATAACCATGGCGAAATTGAAAAAAAGTGGCAACACTACTGGGAAGATCACAATACATATAAAACAACTGAGGATGCTGACAAGCCAAAATTTTATGCGCTTGACATGTTCCCGTATACTTCAGGGGCTGGTCTACATGTTGGACACTCTGAGCCATTTACAGCAACGGACATTCTTTCAAGAATGAAGCGTATGCAAGGCTATAATGTCCTTCATCCAATGGGATGGGATGCATTTGGTCTTCCAACAGAGCAATATGCGCTTGATACAGGAAATGATCCCGCAGAATTTACAAAAGTGAATATTGATAACTTTCGTAGACAAATTAAGTCTTTAGGTTATTCTTATGATTGGGGTCGTGAAGTGAATACGACTGATAAAAATTATTATAAATGGACACAGTGGATATTCACGAAGCTATATGAAAAAGGGCTGGCCTATGTTGATGAGGTTCCGGTTAACTGGTGCCCTGTACTAGGGACAGTTTTAGCAAATGAAGAGGTTATTGATGGGAAAAGTGAACGTGGTGGCCACCCTGTTGAGCGTCGACCAATGCGTCAATGGATGCTAAAAATAACTGCCTATGCGGATCGTTTACTTGAAGATCTTGAAGAATTGAACTGGCCAGAAAGTATAAAGGATATGCAAAGGAACTGGATTGGTCGTTCAGAGGGTGGAGAAATCACATTTAAGATTGATAGACACAACGAAACATTGGATGTATTTACGACTCGTCCTGATACCATCTTTGGAGCAACATACGCAGTGCTAGCACCTGAACACCCCTTAGTAGAAAAGATTACAACTTCCGACCAAAAAGTAGAGGTTGAGACTTATATTGATTCCATTAAATCAAAAAGTGACCTTGAACGGACAGATCTTGCGAAAGACAAAACAGGTGTTTTTACAGGTGCATACACGATTAACCCTGCTAATCGAAAAAAAATACCGATTTGGATTGCTGATTATGTGCTTATGGGTTACGGTTCTGGAGCCATTATGGCAGTGCCAGCTCATGATGAGCGTGATTATGAATTCGCTCAAAAATTTAATTTATTAATTGAAGAAGTAGTAGCAGGTGGGGACATAACAAAAGAAGCATATACAGGTGACGGAAAGCACATTAATTCTGGGTTCTTAGATGGTCTTGACATAGAAGAGGGAATCAAAAAAGCTCTGACTTGGCTTGATGAAAACGAAATTGGAACTAAGAAAGTCACATATCGTCTACGTGATTGGCTATTTAGCCGTCAACGCTATTGGGGTGAACCAATTCCAGTTATTCACTGGGAGGATGGAACAAGTACAGTTGTACAAGAAAAAGACCTTCCACTACAACTACCAAAAACAACGGAAATAAAGCCATCTGGTACAGGAGAATCTCCGCTTGCTAATATTGCTGAATGGGTGAATGTTGTAGATCCTGAAACAGGAAAAAAAGGACGTCGTGAAACAAATACAATGCCTCAGTGGGCGGGCAGCTGCTGGTATTACCTACGCTATATCGATCCAAATAACACAGAACAACTAGCTGATCAGGAAAAGCTGAAGGAATGGCTTCCTGTGGATATGTATATTGGGGGATCTGAGCATGTTGTTCTTCATTTGCTCTATGCTCGTTTCTGGCATAAATTCCTTTATGATATTGGGGTTGTTCCTACAAAAGAGCCATTCAAAAAATTATTCAATCAAGGAATGATTTTAGGGGAAAATAATGAAAAAATGAGTAAGTCAAAAGGTAATGTTGTTAATCCAGATGAAATTGTAGAGAGTCATGGTGCTGATACGCTTCGACTTTACGAGATGTTTATGGGGCCTCTTGATGCTTCTATTGCTTGGTCTACTACAGGTCTTGACGGTGCTCGCCGTTTCATTGATCGTGTATGGCGTCTAATAGTTAAAGACAATGGAGAACTAAGTAGTAAAATTAGGGATAAGAACGATGGAAAACTTGAAAAAGTGTACCATCAAACTGTTAAGAAAGTCACAGAAGACTATGAAGCTCTTCGATTTAATACAGGGATATCTCAATTGATGGTATTCATTAATGATGCTTATAAATCAGAAGAACTCCCGATAGAATACATGGAAGGGTTCATAAAGCTTCTTGCGCCAATCACCCCTCATATTGCAGAAGAGCTATGGAGTAAGTTAGGAAATAAACATACAATTACATATGAGGAGTGGCCTACTTACGCCGAGGAAAAGCTTGTAGACATTGAAGTTGAGATTGTTGTTCAAATAAATGGGAAGGTTCG